The sequence GTACTCACCATGACAGCAGTAGCTGAGAATCTGGAATCAGCGCTGCAACAGGCCTACCGCAATCTGCAACAGATAGATTTTGAAGGGAAATACTTCAGGAAGGATATCGGATACGAGCTGAACGAGGTGGTCAGATGAGCCTTCCTGCTTGTCCGTCTTCCTTGGTGTACTTGGCTTGACGCATCAACCAGAATCCCGCACCTATAAAACCGATGATGGTGAAGATCACATTGGGTATGTTACCAAGTGCCTCGAGTATTCCGAAGGTCCACGTTATAAAATCACCGATGGAGTACCAGACTTCTGTCATATCATTCTTTGTTTTACGATGGCGAAAGTAATGAATCAGCAATTCTAGTCAAGTGTTCGAGATACTGAAACGCGTCTATCGGTGTGACCCTCTTCCTTGGACACTGCTCTATGTTGCTGTCATTCTCTTGTTGACCTCCCATTTCCTTATATGGCCTTTGTCCTGTAGTGAAGGAATAGCGGGGCTTTTCGGGCCACTTCCTATTCTTTCTCGCCACCCATATGGCACGCTGCTCAGTATCGCTATTGTCATCCTGATCCCGTTCAGAGCACGCTCGCTCTTGGATAGCACAGGGATTCTCGACTATCAGAATCGTTCTTCCCTCTATCCACTTGCCTTGTTCTCAGCTACCGCTCTGCTCTCGTGTCAGAGTCTGAGCTGGCTGATTGTACTGATCCTTTTACTCTTACTGTACGCGCAGGTGATCGGGCTCAAAGAAGGCGACTCACTGGCAGCAGCAGCTTTCAAGGCCGGTCTCATCATCAGTCTATGCTCTCTCTTATCCCCGATCATGTTCGGACTCCTACTCTTTGTCTGGCCGGGCTTTTCCATTTTGAGGACACTGAATTGGAAATGCATCATTTGGACCTTGGTAGGCATAGCACTCCCTCTGTATCTATATACCTCATTGCAATACATCATCACCGGACAGTTGGTCATGTATGAGTACGATCACATGTTCCTGACCGAGACTTCCACAGGAAGTTCAGGCTCCGGACTCCTGACCACCATCTACATATTCGTACAACTCAGCGTAAGTAGTCTCTTATTGATTCGGACTATCCGTCAGACCAGAAAAGGGATTGTGAGAAAGCGTAAAATACTCCGTATCAGCATCTTGCTTCTCGGTGTTACGCTTCTCCTATCGCTGGCCCTATTCCAACTCGCAGATGCGCGACCCGGATTGGTCTTGATGGGGCTTCCCCTCAGTTTCTTATTCCTTGAATTGCTGAAAAGCGATGCTTCACGTGTCGATTCGCTTCTCTTCATGGTCTGGTTGATCACTACGTTCGTTTTTCTCTGGATATAGCCCCTACTGACACCCTTCAGAACGTGTGGATCGTCTACTTTTGACATCACAATCAGTGAAGCTCATGAAAGTAGGTGTGATCACATTTCCCGGTTCTAATTGTGATGAAGACATGCGTCATGTGATGCGTGACGTGATAGGCCATGTGGTGGTCGCTCTCTGGCATAAGGACCATGATCTGCAAGGTGTGGATCTGGTAGTCGTGCCGGGTGGGTTCAGCTATGGGGATTATCTCCGTTCTGGAGCCATTGCACGTTTCTCACCTATTATGAACGAGGTGGTGGAACATGCACAGCGTGGAGGTTTGACGCTGGGTATATGCAATGGATTCCAGATACTCTGTGAGGCAGGTCTTCTACCCGGTACATTGCTTCACAACGACTCCCATAGATTCATCTGCAAAAATGTCTTTCTGAAAGGTCAGTCACAGTCAGCACCCATCTCTGGACCCTTGGTGGATGAAGTACTGAAGATCCCGATCGCCCATGGAGAAGGAAAGTATTTCGACCATGCAGACGGAATCAAGGCCTTGAATGACAATGACCAGGTCATCTTCCGGTACTGTGACAAAGAGGGGAACATCACACCCGAGGCCAATCCCAATGGGAGTATGGAGAACATCGCTGGTGTATGCAATGCCGGAAAGAATGTATTCGGCATGATGCCCCACCCTGAGCGTGCCTCAGAGCCGATCGTAGGAAATACCGATGGACTGAAGATCCTCGAAGCTCTGTCCGTCCTAGAATCCGCCTGATGGACCGTCCCTTCATCATAGGGATTGCTGGAGGGAGTGGGTCGGGAAAGACGACCCTCATACGCTTGATCCAGGCCGAACTCGGTAGTGACCACGTCACGGTGGTCTCCCAAGATGACTATTATCATCCCATTGAGAAGCAGTCCAAGGACCCTAATGGCGAGGTCAATTTCGACCTGCCTGATTCCATCGATTCGAGTCGATTGAAGACCGACATGGAGCGACTCATCCATGGAAAACGTGTGGAAATTGCCCGCTATACCTTCAACAATCAAGCGCAGCTAGCAGAACCCATTGTTCTTGAACCGCGTAGGATCCTGGTCGTAGAAGGCCTTTTCGTATTTCACTATCCCTTCATAAGACCGCTCTTCGACATCAAGGTCTTTGTAGATGCTCATGTAGAGACCCGATTCGAACGTAGACTGAAACGCGACCTCAACGAGCGTGGATACCCTGAAGAGACGGTACGCTATCAATGGGAGCATCACGTGGAACCTGCATTCAGGAATTATCTGCTTCCACACCGAGAGCAGGTGGATATCCTGATCGATAACGAATATGATATGCGGGAGGCCATTCCAGAATTGATCGAACGCATTCAAGGAGAAGAGACACTCCGGATAAGCAACCGACAGTAAGTGGATATCTGTTCAGATTGATACATTTACCTCTATGAGAAGGATATTGATCATCGGATCGAAGGGACAGGTAGGCACGGCTCTGATCAGAGCCTTGGAAGAATCACCTGATGTGGAGTTGGTCGTATCATCCGATATCAAGGACCCTTCGCCTGATGACCACAGTCACTATATCCGATTAGATGCCACCTCGGCCGAAGAGATACGCAAGACCTTGGTGGTCCATGGCATCAATGAGGTATATCTGATGGCAGCCATGCTGAGCGCCACAGCAGAGCGCAACCCGATGAAGGCATGGGACCTCAACATGACTTCGTTGTTCAATGTGTTGGAATTGGGTAGGGAAGGCTTGGTCGATAGGATATTCTGGCCGAGTTCTATTGCCGTATATGGGCATCATGCGCAGATCATCAAAACACCTCAACACGAGACTCTGCAACCTACCACAGTCTATGGCATCAGCAAGGTCAGTGGAGAACTCTGGTGCAACTACTATCATGAGAAGCATGGAGTAGATGTGCGCAGTGTGAGATATCCAGGATTGATCGGAAGCAGAAGTCTCCCCGGAGGAGGAACTACGGACTATGCAGTGCATATTTTCCATGCTGCACTGGAAAAAGGCCACTTCAGCTGTTTTCTAAGCCCTGACCGGAGATTACCCATGATGCATATGAATGATGCCATCAGGGCTACGATGGAATTGATGGCAGCTCCTCCGGAGAACCTCTCTGTAAGGACCAGTTATAATATCCAGGCGATGAGCTTCGATCCACAGACCCTTGCAGCTGAGATTCAGCGACATATTCCGGAGTTCACTATAGAATACCTACCGGATCACCGGGACCTGATAGCCGCAGACTGGCCTGATTCCATCGATGACCGTCAAGCAAGGGAAGATTGGCACTGGAGACCTTCGGTCGATCTCACGTCTCTGGTCGACCTCATGCTCACTGATCTGAAAATCAAAGACCTTTTGTAACCCTTCCTCCATTCTCACGTACAAACGCCTAGGAGTAAATCGTAGAGCGACTTCAAAACGTGAGGAAGATAATGAGGATATCGGGATTCTTCTTAGTATGTATGATGTGCATCAGCACCATGGTCGGACAGGCCAGTGAGGCAACCAATGCACTCGATGCAGAAGGTCGGAAGACCGGCTACTGGATCATCACTGGTTCGGTACGGCCTACCAAGGGCTATGCCCCTGAGCAAGTCATCGAAGAAGGAAACTATGAGGCCAATAAGAAGACCGGCCTCTGGAAACGATATTATCCCAATGGTAAGCTACTCAGTGAGATCACCTACGCCAACAACATCCCCAACGGACCGTATAAGACCTACTATGAGACCGGTATTCCTGAAGAAGTAGGAAACTGGAGATTCAATAAGAACACAGGAGATTTCAAGCGATATCATCCCAACGGAAATCTATCCCAGAAATTCACCTTCAGCGAGAACGGAATCCGCAATGGTCAGCAGCTGTACTATCACGAGAATGGTCAGGTCGAACTCGAGGT is a genomic window of Flavobacteriales bacterium containing:
- the purQ gene encoding phosphoribosylformylglycinamidine synthase subunit PurQ codes for the protein MKVGVITFPGSNCDEDMRHVMRDVIGHVVVALWHKDHDLQGVDLVVVPGGFSYGDYLRSGAIARFSPIMNEVVEHAQRGGLTLGICNGFQILCEAGLLPGTLLHNDSHRFICKNVFLKGQSQSAPISGPLVDEVLKIPIAHGEGKYFDHADGIKALNDNDQVIFRYCDKEGNITPEANPNGSMENIAGVCNAGKNVFGMMPHPERASEPIVGNTDGLKILEALSVLESA
- a CDS encoding AAA family ATPase — encoded protein: MDRPFIIGIAGGSGSGKTTLIRLIQAELGSDHVTVVSQDDYYHPIEKQSKDPNGEVNFDLPDSIDSSRLKTDMERLIHGKRVEIARYTFNNQAQLAEPIVLEPRRILVVEGLFVFHYPFIRPLFDIKVFVDAHVETRFERRLKRDLNERGYPEETVRYQWEHHVEPAFRNYLLPHREQVDILIDNEYDMREAIPELIERIQGEETLRISNRQ
- a CDS encoding NAD-dependent epimerase/dehydratase family protein; amino-acid sequence: MRRILIIGSKGQVGTALIRALEESPDVELVVSSDIKDPSPDDHSHYIRLDATSAEEIRKTLVVHGINEVYLMAAMLSATAERNPMKAWDLNMTSLFNVLELGREGLVDRIFWPSSIAVYGHHAQIIKTPQHETLQPTTVYGISKVSGELWCNYYHEKHGVDVRSVRYPGLIGSRSLPGGGTTDYAVHIFHAALEKGHFSCFLSPDRRLPMMHMNDAIRATMELMAAPPENLSVRTSYNIQAMSFDPQTLAAEIQRHIPEFTIEYLPDHRDLIAADWPDSIDDRQAREDWHWRPSVDLTSLVDLMLTDLKIKDLL
- a CDS encoding toxin-antitoxin system YwqK family antitoxin; translated protein: MMCISTMVGQASEATNALDAEGRKTGYWIITGSVRPTKGYAPEQVIEEGNYEANKKTGLWKRYYPNGKLLSEITYANNIPNGPYKTYYETGIPEEVGNWRFNKNTGDFKRYHPNGNLSQKFTFSENGIRNGQQLYYHENGQVELEVQINNGKEEGTLKRYYANGDLKETKEFNGGKMTEGSIKTYTMKKPEVVVKETPAVPVKRTQVVKNDTPNISVFKQTGNNTLYNKDRQISQSGYFKNGRLWNGKWYRYDRNGLLETIEVYKDGKLIGHAPIDEDMK